A region of Planktothrix tepida PCC 9214 DNA encodes the following proteins:
- the thiL gene encoding thiamine-phosphate kinase, which yields MLVKEIGEQGLLAIVQRFCPPEMVGDDAAILSVPRDESLVITTDMLVDNVHFSDRTTSPFDVGWRSATVNLSDLAAMGAFPLGITVALGITGDQPVAWVEQLYQGLTTCLNQYNTPIMGGDICRSSVTCISITAFGSVNPDLAIKRSVARPGDVIVVTGYHGDSRGGLELLLHPELQTQLTANQRLSLIQAHQRPQPRLDVLPKLQTLLASQPSTAIAGMDSSDGLADAIVQICRASQVGAQVQRCQIPISEALQTLLPPQQALEWPLYGGEDFQLVLCLPGDLAQLLVQQLGTAASIIGEITSHPNILLIDDAEPSTVEELSLSRGFQHFLS from the coding sequence ATGTTAGTTAAAGAGATTGGAGAACAAGGTTTATTGGCAATTGTGCAGCGTTTTTGTCCTCCCGAAATGGTCGGGGATGATGCGGCGATTTTGTCGGTTCCTAGGGATGAATCTTTAGTCATTACAACGGATATGTTAGTGGATAACGTGCATTTTAGCGATCGCACCACATCCCCCTTTGATGTTGGATGGCGGTCAGCCACCGTTAATTTATCCGATCTCGCCGCCATGGGTGCGTTTCCATTAGGAATTACTGTCGCATTAGGAATAACAGGTGATCAACCCGTTGCATGGGTGGAACAACTTTATCAAGGATTAACAACCTGTTTAAATCAGTACAATACCCCAATTATGGGCGGTGATATTTGCCGATCTTCTGTCACTTGTATTTCCATTACCGCTTTTGGAAGTGTTAACCCAGATTTAGCCATTAAGCGTTCTGTCGCACGCCCAGGGGATGTAATTGTGGTTACGGGATATCATGGGGATTCACGAGGCGGATTAGAATTACTGTTACATCCCGAATTACAAACCCAATTAACGGCTAATCAACGATTATCTTTAATCCAAGCCCATCAACGCCCTCAACCCCGCTTGGATGTTTTACCGAAATTGCAAACCCTGTTAGCCTCCCAACCGTCCACTGCTATTGCTGGAATGGATAGTAGCGATGGACTCGCCGATGCCATTGTCCAAATTTGTCGTGCCAGTCAAGTCGGAGCTCAGGTACAACGTTGTCAAATTCCGATATCCGAAGCTTTACAAACCTTGCTTCCCCCTCAACAAGCCTTAGAATGGCCATTATATGGGGGTGAAGACTTTCAACTGGTGTTATGTCTTCCGGGCGATTTAGCTCAACTTTTAGTTCAACAGTTAGGGACAGCAGCCTCAATCATTGGTGAAATTACATCCCACCCCAATATCTTATTAATTGATGATGCTGAACCCTCAACGGTAGAAGAACTTTCCCTCAGTAGAGGATTTCAGCACTTTTTATCATAA
- a CDS encoding type I glyceraldehyde-3-phosphate dehydrogenase → MIKVAINGFGRIGRNVLRCWLTRQNSNLEFVGINDTSDPTTNAHLLKYDSMLGTLKGVDIKADENSIIINGKTIKCVSDRNPLNLPWQEWGVDLIIESTGVFITEEGASKHIQAGAKKVLITAPGKGDGVDTFVVGVNHQDYNHDQHRILSNASCTTNCLAPFAKVLHEKFGIVKGTMTTTHSYTGDQRLLDASHRDVRRARAAAVNIVPTSTGAAKAVALVIPELKGKLNGIAFRVPTPNVSIVDLVVQVEKKTFVEEVNQALQEAAEGNMKGILEYSDLPLVSSDYKGHDASSIVDASLTMVMGGDMVKVVAWYDNEWGYSQRVVDLAELVATNWK, encoded by the coding sequence GTGATTAAAGTCGCAATCAACGGTTTTGGACGGATTGGACGTAACGTTTTGCGCTGCTGGTTAACTCGGCAAAATAGCAATTTAGAGTTTGTGGGAATCAACGATACTTCTGATCCCACCACCAATGCTCACTTGCTGAAATATGATTCCATGCTGGGGACGCTCAAAGGCGTGGATATCAAAGCCGATGAAAACTCCATTATTATTAATGGCAAAACCATTAAATGTGTGTCTGATCGGAATCCCTTGAATTTGCCTTGGCAAGAATGGGGTGTGGATTTAATTATCGAATCCACTGGGGTATTTATTACGGAGGAAGGAGCCTCTAAGCATATTCAGGCTGGGGCTAAAAAAGTCCTGATTACGGCTCCTGGAAAAGGAGATGGCGTGGATACCTTTGTGGTGGGTGTGAATCACCAAGACTACAATCACGATCAACACCGGATTCTCAGTAACGCCAGTTGCACCACTAACTGTTTAGCTCCTTTTGCTAAAGTGCTGCATGAAAAATTCGGCATTGTCAAAGGAACGATGACCACAACCCACAGTTACACTGGAGATCAGCGTCTGTTAGATGCCAGTCACCGGGATGTGCGTCGGGCCAGAGCCGCTGCGGTGAATATTGTTCCGACTTCTACGGGTGCTGCGAAAGCCGTTGCTTTAGTGATTCCTGAATTAAAAGGAAAACTCAACGGGATTGCTTTCCGAGTTCCTACCCCTAACGTCTCCATTGTGGATTTAGTGGTACAGGTGGAGAAGAAAACCTTCGTCGAAGAAGTCAACCAAGCTCTCCAAGAAGCAGCCGAAGGTAATATGAAGGGGATTCTGGAATACAGCGATCTGCCGTTGGTGTCTTCTGACTACAAGGGACATGACGCTTCTTCTATTGTGGATGCCAGCTTAACGATGGTTATGGGTGGCGACATGGTGAAAGTCGTGGCTTGGTATGACAACGAATGGGGTTATAGCCAACGGGTGGTTGATTTAGCCGAATTAGTGGCTACAAATTGGAAATAG
- a CDS encoding AAA-like domain-containing protein, with protein sequence MIKSYYQVGGSLATYIPSYVPRKADKELYEALRKGEFCYILNCRQMGKSSLLVRTTHRLQNQGFQCAIIDLTVIGSETVTPEQWYKGIVAELCRYFHLFGQFNLKAWWLDNAELSLAQRLGYFIEDILLEYFPDQNIIILIDEIDSVLSLKFQVDDFFALIRSFYNKRVMAPQYYRITWAICGVSTPSDLIQDRNRTPFNIGKPIHLDGFTFEEAQPLAVGLNDQCENGTEILKEILNWTGGQPFLTHKFSQLIFQLMTVNSVSRLTISPGHEKNAVESIARQYLITNWEKQDEPEHLRTIRARLLRNEHKAGRLLGIYQQILNQIDVNIDDSREKIELILSGLVIQDNQYLKIKNRIYQEVFNLQWVEKEFNKLRPYWQLLEDWVASEQTDQSRLLRGKALQDAQEWTQNKSLSDLDYQFLSASETIDRQEVQQALEAQRLKEVEKNAHRQRLLMMVLIVAFVTVTALGLTNFWQYRKVVISERKARISEIQALASSSEGLFASNHHLDALIEALRARRKLLLLGRVDPKTQSQVELVLQQAILGADEYNRLSKPWTGTRGIKFSPDGELMIVAGQDNTINLWTKEGRLLKSLKGHQGLLGGVAISRDGQLIASASGDRTVKLWTRDGALLHTLKGHQAVVQTVEISPNGKWIASGSEDGTVKLWGRDGTLIRTLITGNGINYGLAFTADSQKILASREDGKLLIWGVDGQLLATVPGHNAVILGIAINPQGNTIATASADGTLKLWEFSGDMPVLLTTLKQHKGMVMNVTFSPDNTQLASASDDKTLQLWQRVGTTWNHPQLRSTFAGHRGMIMDVEFSPDGQTLASMSSDSTVKLWKWANPLLKSLKAHQTAVFSLAFSPDSQILASASLDRTVKLWDTRDGIPSVLPLRTLKTDGGLMGVTFSPDGKRLALASIKGMLQLWTRDGKLLSTVKGHQGALRKSQFSSDGTRLVTSSGDGTVGLWNVEGKTPVLLMQLKGHQAGLWAAIFSPDGQKIASCSGDGTIKLWTKDGQFLRTIRASQVVVRSIAYNPKSQLLASGSDDKTVKLWKTDGTLVKTLTGHDDMVRAVAFSPDGTLLATGSGDGMIKLWQPDGTLLTTLKAHTGGIWELAFSRDGQKLASASEDSTVVLWNLQQVRSMDHLITHGCNWIRDYLQTNGDLEESDRHLCDEVTAGKGE encoded by the coding sequence ATGATCAAATCCTATTATCAAGTTGGAGGGAGTCTTGCCACTTATATACCCAGTTATGTTCCCCGAAAAGCTGATAAAGAATTATATGAAGCTTTAAGAAAGGGAGAATTTTGTTATATTCTCAATTGTCGGCAGATGGGGAAGTCTTCTCTTTTAGTGCGGACAACTCATCGACTTCAAAATCAAGGGTTTCAGTGTGCGATCATTGATTTGACCGTGATTGGAAGTGAAACCGTTACACCCGAACAGTGGTATAAAGGAATTGTTGCCGAGTTATGTAGATATTTTCATTTGTTTGGACAATTTAATTTAAAAGCTTGGTGGCTAGACAATGCAGAATTATCCTTAGCGCAAAGATTGGGCTATTTTATTGAAGATATTTTATTAGAATATTTCCCTGACCAAAATATTATTATTTTAATTGATGAAATTGATAGTGTTTTAAGTTTAAAATTTCAAGTCGATGATTTTTTTGCCCTGATTCGCTCCTTTTATAATAAAAGAGTCATGGCTCCCCAATATTATCGAATAACTTGGGCAATTTGTGGAGTTTCCACACCCAGCGATTTAATTCAAGATCGGAATCGAACCCCTTTTAATATTGGGAAACCCATTCATCTTGACGGCTTTACCTTTGAGGAAGCACAACCTTTAGCGGTGGGATTAAATGATCAGTGTGAAAATGGCACAGAAATTTTAAAAGAAATTTTAAATTGGACAGGAGGACAACCTTTTTTAACCCATAAATTTAGTCAATTAATCTTTCAATTAATGACCGTTAATTCTGTATCGAGGTTAACGATTTCCCCCGGTCATGAAAAAAATGCAGTCGAGTCTATTGCTAGACAATATTTAATCACCAATTGGGAAAAACAAGATGAACCTGAACATTTAAGAACAATCCGCGCTCGCCTGCTCAGAAACGAACATAAAGCCGGAAGACTCCTAGGTATCTACCAACAAATTTTAAATCAAATAGATGTAAACATTGATGATAGCCGAGAAAAAATTGAACTGATATTGTCCGGTTTAGTGATTCAAGACAATCAATATCTAAAAATTAAAAATAGAATTTATCAAGAAGTTTTTAATCTACAATGGGTTGAAAAAGAATTTAACAAACTTCGTCCTTACTGGCAACTGTTAGAGGATTGGGTCGCCTCTGAACAAACCGATCAATCTCGTTTATTACGGGGAAAAGCCTTACAAGATGCCCAAGAGTGGACACAAAACAAAAGTTTAAGTGATTTAGATTATCAATTTTTATCAGCTAGTGAAACCATAGATAGGCAGGAAGTTCAACAAGCTTTAGAAGCCCAACGACTCAAAGAAGTTGAAAAAAATGCTCACAGACAACGGTTGTTAATGATGGTATTAATAGTGGCATTTGTTACCGTGACGGCTTTAGGATTAACGAATTTTTGGCAATATCGTAAAGTCGTTATCAGTGAACGAAAAGCTCGGATCAGCGAAATTCAAGCCCTAGCTTCCTCTTCTGAAGGGTTATTTGCGTCTAATCATCATTTAGATGCCTTAATAGAAGCGTTACGCGCTAGAAGAAAACTATTGTTGTTAGGTCGAGTTGATCCGAAAACTCAAAGCCAGGTGGAATTAGTTCTTCAACAAGCAATTTTAGGGGCTGATGAATATAACCGCTTATCCAAACCTTGGACAGGAACTCGTGGGATTAAGTTTAGCCCAGATGGAGAACTGATGATCGTCGCCGGCCAGGATAATACCATTAATCTGTGGACAAAAGAAGGCAGACTGTTGAAAAGCCTGAAAGGGCATCAGGGACTATTGGGGGGTGTTGCTATCAGTCGAGACGGTCAACTGATTGCTTCCGCTTCTGGCGATCGCACGGTGAAACTCTGGACACGGGATGGGGCTTTACTCCATACCTTGAAGGGTCATCAGGCAGTAGTTCAAACGGTGGAGATTAGCCCCAATGGAAAATGGATTGCTTCTGGAAGTGAAGATGGAACAGTCAAATTGTGGGGACGAGATGGAACCCTGATCAGAACTTTGATTACCGGGAACGGTATTAATTATGGACTAGCGTTTACCGCAGATAGTCAAAAAATCCTAGCGAGTCGAGAAGATGGGAAACTCTTGATTTGGGGGGTTGACGGTCAACTCTTAGCCACTGTCCCGGGTCATAATGCTGTGATTCTGGGTATAGCGATTAATCCTCAAGGGAATACCATTGCCACAGCCTCGGCGGATGGAACCCTGAAATTGTGGGAATTTTCTGGAGATATGCCTGTTCTGCTAACGACTCTGAAACAACACAAAGGCATGGTTATGAATGTAACCTTCAGTCCCGACAACACGCAACTAGCCTCCGCCTCCGATGACAAAACCCTTCAACTCTGGCAACGAGTGGGGACAACTTGGAACCATCCCCAACTCCGCAGCACCTTTGCCGGACACCGGGGGATGATCATGGATGTGGAGTTTAGTCCTGATGGTCAAACCTTGGCTTCTATGTCTTCAGACAGTACAGTGAAACTCTGGAAATGGGCGAACCCCTTACTTAAATCTTTGAAAGCGCATCAAACTGCGGTGTTTAGCCTTGCCTTCAGCCCCGATAGCCAAATTTTGGCTTCTGCTAGTCTTGATAGAACGGTCAAACTCTGGGACACTCGCGATGGGATACCGTCGGTACTACCTCTACGCACCTTAAAAACAGATGGGGGATTGATGGGAGTCACGTTTAGTCCCGATGGCAAACGGTTAGCTCTTGCCAGTATCAAAGGAATGCTGCAATTGTGGACAAGGGATGGGAAATTGCTATCAACTGTCAAAGGACATCAAGGCGCACTGAGAAAAAGCCAGTTTAGTTCCGATGGTACGCGACTGGTTACCTCTAGTGGAGATGGAACCGTTGGACTCTGGAATGTTGAAGGAAAAACTCCGGTTTTACTGATGCAATTAAAGGGACATCAAGCGGGTCTCTGGGCTGCTATTTTTAGCCCCGATGGTCAGAAGATTGCCTCCTGTAGTGGAGATGGCACCATTAAACTTTGGACAAAAGACGGTCAGTTTTTGAGAACGATTAGAGCCAGTCAAGTGGTAGTTCGGTCAATCGCCTATAACCCAAAGTCCCAACTTTTAGCCAGTGGTAGCGATGATAAAACTGTGAAACTCTGGAAAACCGATGGCACGTTAGTCAAGACTTTAACGGGACATGATGATATGGTGCGGGCAGTAGCCTTTAGTCCCGATGGAACACTTCTTGCGACTGGAAGTGGGGATGGCATGATTAAATTGTGGCAACCAGACGGAACCTTATTAACCACCCTCAAAGCCCATACCGGAGGAATTTGGGAACTGGCATTTAGTCGCGATGGTCAGAAACTCGCCTCCGCCAGTGAGGATAGTACCGTTGTTTTGTGGAATCTTCAGCAAGTTCGATCAATGGATCATTTGATTACTCACGGATGTAACTGGATACGAGATTATTTACAGACGAATGGGGACTTAGAAGAAAGCGACCGACATTTGTGTGACGAGGTGACAGCCGGGAAGGGGGAGTAG
- a CDS encoding phycobilisome linker polypeptide → MRMFKVTACVPSQTRIRTQRELQNTYFTKLVPYDNWFKEQQRIMKMGGKIVKVELATGKPGTNTGLL, encoded by the coding sequence ATGCGGATGTTCAAAGTAACAGCTTGTGTGCCAAGCCAAACCCGGATTCGTACCCAACGGGAATTACAAAATACTTACTTTACAAAGTTAGTTCCCTATGACAATTGGTTCAAAGAACAACAACGCATCATGAAAATGGGCGGTAAAATTGTCAAAGTGGAACTGGCAACTGGCAAGCCAGGAACGAATACAGGATTACTGTAG
- the apcB gene encoding allophycocyanin subunit beta, protein MQDAITSVINSSDVQGKYLDASALGKLKAYFATGELRVRAASTISANAATIVKEAVAKSLLYSDVTRPGGNMYTTRRYAACIRDLDYYLRYATYAMLAGDPSILDERVLNGLKETYNSLGVPIGSTVQAIQAMKEVTASLVGADAGKEMGIYFDYISSGLS, encoded by the coding sequence ATGCAAGACGCCATTACTTCCGTAATCAATTCTTCTGACGTTCAAGGTAAGTACCTGGATGCCAGCGCCCTGGGCAAATTAAAAGCCTACTTCGCCACTGGCGAACTGCGGGTTCGTGCTGCTTCCACGATCAGTGCCAACGCAGCCACCATCGTCAAAGAAGCAGTAGCCAAATCTCTGCTGTACTCTGACGTCACCCGTCCTGGTGGAAATATGTACACCACCCGTCGTTATGCTGCTTGCATTCGCGACTTAGACTACTACCTCCGTTATGCCACCTACGCCATGTTAGCTGGCGATCCTTCCATTCTTGATGAGCGCGTTCTCAACGGTTTGAAAGAAACCTATAACTCTCTGGGTGTTCCCATCGGTTCTACCGTTCAAGCCATCCAAGCCATGAAAGAAGTGACCGCTAGCTTAGTGGGCGCTGATGCTGGCAAAGAAATGGGCATTTACTTTGACTATATCTCCTCTGGCTTAAGCTAA
- the apcA gene encoding allophycocyanin subunit alpha, protein MSIVTKSIVNADAEARYLSPGELDRIKAFVTSGERRVRIAETLTGARERIIKEAGSQLFQKRPDVVSPGGNAYGQEMTATCLRDLDYYLRLVTYGIVAGDVTPIEEIGIVGAREMYKSLGTPIEAVVEGIRATKNVAAGLLSGEDAAEASAYFDYVIGAMS, encoded by the coding sequence ATGAGTATCGTCACAAAATCCATCGTTAATGCCGACGCCGAAGCGCGTTACCTCAGCCCTGGTGAATTAGATCGAATCAAAGCCTTCGTCACCTCTGGTGAGCGTCGCGTTCGCATCGCCGAAACGCTGACAGGTGCCCGTGAGCGCATCATCAAAGAAGCTGGAAGCCAACTCTTCCAGAAACGCCCTGATGTGGTCTCTCCTGGTGGCAATGCTTATGGCCAAGAAATGACCGCTACCTGCTTACGCGACCTCGACTACTACCTGCGTCTGGTCACCTATGGAATCGTTGCGGGCGATGTTACCCCCATCGAAGAAATCGGGATCGTTGGCGCTCGGGAAATGTACAAATCTCTGGGTACCCCCATTGAAGCCGTTGTCGAAGGAATTCGTGCTACGAAGAATGTTGCTGCTGGTCTGTTATCTGGTGAAGATGCAGCCGAAGCCTCAGCTTACTTCGACTATGTGATCGGTGCAATGTCATAG
- a CDS encoding thylakoid membrane photosystem I accumulation factor: MIISVFFFTLVPTALASLDDDRFDGNIFALYGGNGSLVPPRVTLAESRRQGRPALLVFFLDDSKDCKKFTTTVSELQRFYGRAADFIPVNVDTLLPDTQFSSQEPGYYYKGYVPQTVLIDQSGKVVLDQNGQVAFERVDDVFRQVFDLLPRSESVELRRRSFNEFNTELVETQR, translated from the coding sequence GTGATTATTAGTGTATTCTTTTTTACCCTTGTCCCAACCGCGTTAGCCAGTTTGGATGATGATCGCTTTGATGGTAATATTTTTGCCTTGTATGGGGGAAATGGTTCCCTAGTCCCTCCCAGAGTTACCTTAGCAGAATCCCGCAGACAAGGCAGACCCGCTTTATTAGTCTTTTTCTTGGACGATAGCAAAGATTGTAAAAAATTTACAACAACTGTATCTGAACTTCAGCGTTTTTACGGAAGGGCTGCGGATTTTATTCCGGTCAATGTTGATACTTTATTACCCGATACCCAGTTTTCTAGTCAGGAACCGGGCTATTATTACAAAGGCTATGTTCCTCAAACCGTATTAATTGACCAGTCGGGGAAAGTGGTTCTTGATCAAAACGGACAAGTTGCTTTTGAACGTGTCGATGATGTGTTTCGTCAAGTTTTTGATTTACTTCCTCGGTCTGAATCTGTGGAATTGCGGCGACGTTCTTTCAATGAATTTAACACCGAGTTAGTAGAAACTCAGCGTTAA
- a CDS encoding DUF3285 domain-containing protein, which translates to MNTPSSPASSEVKPNEPKPSYVKLAMRNMVRKGGKSLFHFALTTIGLLGFLIGMAYLTR; encoded by the coding sequence ATGAATACCCCCTCCTCTCCGGCATCCTCAGAGGTTAAACCCAACGAACCCAAACCCAGCTATGTTAAATTAGCGATGCGAAATATGGTTCGCAAAGGCGGAAAGTCTTTGTTTCATTTTGCATTAACCACCATAGGTTTATTAGGATTTCTCATCGGGATGGCTTACCTGACTCGCTAA
- the ybeY gene encoding rRNA maturation RNase YbeY — protein MSVQIEVSIQDCFWDRFVLENPEPNSSPDQSMESSPLVIDCPINETEWENWFQIWLNHLHSDLPSASSYELSLRLTDNTEIETLNTQYRSQNKPTDVLAFASLEVDCPLPPEILSSQSLYLGDIVISVETAYNQAQEQGHSLKTELGWLATHGLLHLLGWDHPDDESLTEMLNQQRVLLEIIGLVNSLR, from the coding sequence ATGAGTGTTCAAATTGAAGTTAGTATACAGGACTGTTTTTGGGATCGGTTTGTGTTAGAAAACCCAGAACCTAACTCCAGCCCAGACCAGAGTATGGAGTCTTCGCCCCTAGTAATTGACTGTCCCATCAATGAGACAGAATGGGAAAATTGGTTTCAAATTTGGCTGAATCATTTACATTCTGATCTTCCCAGCGCATCCAGTTATGAATTAAGCTTGCGCCTAACGGATAATACAGAGATAGAAACGTTAAATACTCAGTATCGTTCCCAAAATAAACCGACCGATGTGTTAGCCTTTGCGTCATTAGAGGTCGATTGTCCCCTACCTCCCGAAATTTTATCTTCTCAATCGCTATATTTGGGCGATATTGTCATTTCGGTGGAAACCGCTTATAACCAAGCTCAAGAACAGGGACATTCCCTCAAAACCGAGTTAGGATGGTTAGCGACTCACGGGTTATTACATCTTTTAGGTTGGGATCATCCTGATGATGAAAGTTTAACGGAAATGTTAAACCAACAACGAGTTCTTTTAGAAATTATTGGATTAGTTAACTCGCTACGGTGA
- a CDS encoding zinc ribbon domain-containing protein has translation MEYFAAKFDKLAIPVAPHYTLQKCSNCGVIVKKSLSTRTHICNCGCELHRDTNAAKNILNLAKQARDGQSRSNANGLETSTLLGETLVAARI, from the coding sequence ATAGAATATTTTGCAGCTAAATTTGATAAATTGGCAATTCCGGTTGCACCCCATTACACTTTGCAAAAATGTTCTAATTGTGGGGTAATTGTTAAAAAATCTCTATCGACTCGCACCCATATTTGTAACTGTGGATGTGAGTTACATAGAGATACAAACGCTGCAAAAAACATTCTCAATCTTGCTAAACAAGCTAGGGATGGGCAATCCCGAAGTAACGCTAATGGACTAGAAACCTCTACTCTTCTTGGGGAAACCCTGGTCGCAGCACGTATCTAG
- a CDS encoding diacylglycerol kinase: MGKKYNRELSWTIASNLLVSFKYAWAGIIYAFRTQRNFRIHTLIGTLAIGLGLFLNLPKVEVAVIGLTIGAVMTMELLNTAIESVVDLTVGQSYHELAKIAKDCAAAAVLISAIVALFVAVILLLPPFIAWINVTLLGV, from the coding sequence ATGGGAAAAAAATATAACCGAGAATTATCTTGGACAATAGCATCTAATTTATTAGTTAGCTTTAAATATGCTTGGGCTGGAATCATTTATGCTTTTAGAACCCAAAGAAACTTTCGGATTCATACTCTTATTGGAACCCTAGCCATTGGCTTGGGTCTTTTTTTGAATTTACCCAAGGTGGAAGTGGCAGTTATTGGCTTAACCATTGGGGCGGTAATGACGATGGAATTATTGAATACAGCCATAGAATCCGTTGTTGATTTAACGGTGGGTCAGTCTTACCATGAGTTAGCCAAAATTGCTAAAGATTGCGCCGCCGCAGCCGTTTTAATCTCTGCTATTGTGGCATTATTTGTGGCGGTAATCTTACTATTACCTCCTTTCATCGCCTGGATTAACGTTACCTTATTAGGAGTTTAA
- a CDS encoding anthranilate synthase component II, which produces MIIVIDNYDSFTYNIVQYLGELGQELPIASEVQVFRNDKISIEEIRQMKPDAVVISPGPGRPEDAGISLELIRELGPTLPLLGVCLGHQSIGQVFGGNIISAPELMHGKTSPVHHTGVGVFSNVENPLTATRYHSLVIERETCPDVLEITGWVEDGTIMGVRHRDYPHIQGVQFHPESVLTRSGKQLLRNFLEQI; this is translated from the coding sequence TTGATTATTGTTATTGATAATTACGATAGTTTTACTTACAATATTGTTCAATATTTAGGAGAACTCGGTCAAGAATTACCGATTGCTTCTGAAGTTCAAGTCTTTAGAAATGACAAAATTTCTATCGAAGAAATTCGTCAGATGAAACCCGATGCAGTGGTGATTTCTCCAGGGCCAGGTCGTCCAGAAGATGCCGGAATTTCCCTAGAATTAATTCGAGAATTAGGGCCAACTTTACCCCTTTTAGGCGTATGTTTAGGCCATCAAAGTATTGGTCAAGTATTCGGGGGGAATATTATTTCTGCACCGGAACTAATGCACGGAAAAACATCCCCCGTTCATCATACTGGGGTCGGTGTTTTCTCTAATGTTGAAAATCCCTTAACCGCCACTCGCTATCATAGCTTAGTGATTGAACGAGAGACTTGTCCTGATGTTTTAGAAATTACAGGATGGGTGGAAGATGGGACAATTATGGGGGTTCGCCATCGGGACTATCCCCATATTCAGGGGGTACAATTTCACCCGGAAAGCGTTCTCACCCGTTCTGGAAAACAACTCTTAAGAAATTTCCTAGAACAGATATAA
- a CDS encoding MBL fold metallo-hydrolase translates to MKRRKLIQLTTTTLLTTLATGLTSQWQKSTAQSASGNTLTVQWLGHTAFLFTGGGLRVLVNPFRQIGCTSGYRSPQQFQTDLILISSRLLDEGVIEGFTGNPALLYEPGVYQFNGTQIQGIRTIKDRFEGRRFGVNVAWLWKQAGIKILHLGGLAAPLGMEERILIGRPDLMLIPVGGGAKSYTPEEAKKTIEFLNPRIVIPTHYRTLAADATTCDIEPIDNFLTVMAGTPIQIQKTDTLTLTADNLPKEGPIINVLTYNFDNNPKS, encoded by the coding sequence ATGAAACGGCGAAAATTAATTCAATTAACAACCACGACGCTATTAACAACGTTAGCAACTGGGTTAACGTCTCAATGGCAAAAATCTACAGCCCAATCTGCTTCTGGAAATACTTTAACCGTCCAATGGTTAGGACATACGGCTTTTTTATTTACAGGGGGAGGATTAAGAGTTTTAGTCAATCCTTTTCGCCAAATTGGGTGCACCAGTGGTTATCGCAGTCCACAACAATTTCAAACAGATTTAATCTTAATTAGTAGCCGTCTCTTAGATGAGGGAGTGATAGAAGGATTTACGGGAAATCCCGCTTTATTATATGAACCCGGTGTCTATCAATTTAATGGCACTCAAATTCAAGGGATTCGCACCATTAAAGACCGATTTGAAGGGCGCAGATTTGGCGTTAATGTCGCTTGGTTATGGAAACAAGCCGGGATTAAAATTTTACATTTAGGAGGACTAGCAGCCCCTTTAGGAATGGAAGAACGCATTTTAATTGGTCGTCCTGATTTAATGTTAATTCCGGTTGGCGGGGGGGCAAAATCCTATACCCCGGAAGAAGCCAAAAAAACCATTGAATTTCTGAATCCGCGAATTGTAATTCCCACCCATTATCGAACGTTAGCAGCCGATGCAACAACCTGTGATATTGAACCCATTGATAATTTTTTAACCGTAATGGCGGGAACACCCATACAAATTCAAAAAACAGATACCCTGACATTAACTGCCGATAATTTACCGAAAGAAGGCCCTATAATTAATGTCTTAACTTATAACTTTGATAATAATCCCAAAAGTTAG